The following coding sequences lie in one Arabidopsis thaliana chromosome 3, partial sequence genomic window:
- a CDS encoding Disease resistance protein (TIR-NBS-LRR class) family, with the protein MEEASSSSEVKALPLPPQHQVFVNFRGEELRNSFVSHLRSALVRHGVNIFIDTNEEKGKPLHVFFQRIEESRIALAIFSVRYTESKWCLNELVKMKECMDKGKLLIIPIFYKVKAYEVRYQKGRFGCVFKNLRNVDVHKKNQWSEALSSVADRIGFSFDGKSDEHNFINGIVEEVKEALSKILLDKTKDAFVYHSKNNSMSVGREKHEIYGLKQRLEELKEKLDLDCEETRILGVVGMPGIGKTTLAREIYETLRCKFLRHGLIQDIRRTSKEHGLDCLPALLLEELLGVTIPDIESTRCAYESYKMELHTHKVLVVLDDVSDKEQIDVLLGRCNWIRQGSRIVIATSDKSLIQDVADYTYVVPQLNHKDGLGHFGRYAFDRHSNIHNNEVIMKLSKEFVHYGRGHPLVLKLLGADLNGKDEDHWKTKLATLAENSSHSIRDVLQVSYDELSQVHKDIFLDIACFRSEDESYIASLLDSSEAASEIKALMNKFMINVSEDRVEMHDLLYTFARELCRRAYAQDGREPHRLWHHQDITDVLKNIEEGAEVRGIFLNMNEMKREMSLDSCTFKSMCGLRYLKIYSSHCPQQCKPNNKINLPDGLNFPLKEVRYLHWLEFPLKEIPPDFNPQNLVDLKLPHSKIERIWSDDKHKDTPKLKWVNLSHSSNLWDISGLSKAQRLVFLNLKGCTSLKSLPEINLVSLEILILSNCSNLKEFRVISQNLETLYLDGTSIKELPLNFNILQRLVILNMKGCAKLKEFPDCLDDLKALKELILSDCWKLQNFPAICERIKVLEILRLDTTTITEIPMISSLQCLCLSKNDHISSLPDNISQLSQLKWLDLKYCKSLTSIPKLPPNLQHLDAHGCCSLKTVSNPLACLTTAQQIYSTFILTNCNKLERSAKEEISSFAQRKCQLLLDAQKRCNNSDSEPLFSICFPGSELPSWFCHEAVGPVLELRMPPHWHENRLAGVALCAVVTFPKSQEQINCFSVKCTFKLEVKEGSWIEFSFPVGRWSNQGNIVANIASEHVFIGYISCSKIFKRLENQYFSSSNPTRSTQSSKCSPTKASLNFMVIDGTSELPRIEVLKCGLRFFKGVGSSGNYLKKLEVKEAEQNLSAEKVSEDWTYGSSSRCNHAVKTCPEQRQVTVTAEVEASPEKADNAEFQIKITPREAQPQPQPRPCSKTLKWACFTCCDFQKHL; encoded by the exons ATGGAGGAGGCCTCTTCCTCTTCCGAGGTAAAAGCACTTCCTTTGCCGCCGCAGCATCAAGTGTTTGTAAATTTCAGAGGAGAAGAGTTGCGGAACAGCTTTGTTAGCCATCTCAGAAGTGCATTGGTTAGGCATGGGGTCAACATCTTCATAGACACGAATGAGGAAAAAGGTAAACCTTTACATGTGTTTTTCCAGAGGATTGAAGAGTCGAGGATCGCTTTGGCCATTTTTTCCGTTAGGTACACCGAATCGAAATGGTGCTTGAACGAGCTAGTGAAGATGAAGGAATGCATGGACAAGGGAAAGCTCCTCATCATTCCCATTTTCTACAAGGTTAAAGCATACGAAGTTCGGTATCAGAAGGGACGGTTTGGTTGTGTTTTCAAGAATTTGCGCAATGTTGATGTTCACAAGAAAAACCAGTGGTCTGAAGCTTTGAGCTCTGTTGCAGACCGGATCGGCTTCTCCTTTGATGGAAAGAg CGACGAGCACAACTTCATCAATGGTATTGTTGAAGAGGTTAAAGAAGCGCTGAGCAAGATTTTGTTGGACAAAACCAAAGATGCTTTCGTCTATCATTCGAAAAACAATTCAATGTCCGTAGGAAGAGAAAAGCACGAGATTTATGGACTCAAACAACGGTTAGAAGAATTAAAGGAGAAGCTAGATCTTGATTGTGAGGAGACTCGGATTTTGGGAGTTGTTGGGATGCCCGGTATTGGTAAAACCACTCTTGCAAGGGAGATTTATGAAACTTTGCGGTGCAAGTTCTTAAGGCATGGATTAATCCAAGATATTCGTAGAACATCGAAGGAGCACGGGTTGGATTGCTTGCCTGCATTACTCTTGGAAGAGTTACTCGGTGTGACAATTCCAGACATAGAATCTACTCGATGTGCATATGAATCTTACAAGATGGAACTACATACACATAAAGTTCTTGTTGTTCTCGACGATGTGAGTGACAAGGAACAGATAGATGTTCTTCTGGGGAGATGCAACTGGATTAGGCAGGGAAGCAGGATTGTCATTGCAACAAGCGACAAATCACTAATACAAGATGTGGCTGACTATACTTATGTTGTCCCACAGTTGAACCACAAAGACGGCTTAGGTCACTTTGGGCGTTATGCCTTTGATCGTCATTCCAACATACACAACAATGAAGTCATCATGAAGCTATCGAAAGAGTTTGTGCATTATGGTAGAGGTCATCCACTCGTTCTAAAGTTGTTGGGGGCAGATCTTAATGGGAAAGACGAGGACcattggaaaacaaaattggctACACTAGCAGAAAATTCCAGCCATAGTATTCGAGATGTGTTACAAGTAAGTTATGATGAACTGAGTCAAGTGCATAAAGATATATTTCTCGACATAGCTTGTTTTAGATCGGAAGATGAGAGTTACATTGCTAGTCTACTGGATTCATCTGAAGCTGCAAGTGAAATAAAAGCTCTCATGAATAAATTCATGATTAATGTTTCCGAGGACCGAGTAGAGATGCATGATTTGCTATATACTTTCGCTAGGGAACTTTGCCGAAGAGCATATGCTCAAGATGGAAGGGAGCCACATAGGTTGTGGCACCACCAAGACATAACTGATGTGCTAAAGAACATAGAG GAAGGCGCAGAAGTCAGAGGGATTTTCCTAAACATGAATGAAATGAAGAGGGAGATGAGCTTAGACAGTTGCACTTTCAAATCGATGTGTGGTCTCCGATACCTCAAGATCTATAGCTCACATTGTCCTCAGCAATGTAAGCCTAACAATAAGATAAACCTCCCTGATGGGCTAAACTTCCCACTGAAAGAGGTTCGCTATCTCCACTGGCTAGAGTTCCCATTGAAGGAAATTCCACCAGATTTCAACCCGCAAAATCTTGTCGACCTTAAGCTTCCCCACAGCAAGATTGAACGAATCTGGAGTGATGATAAGCATAAG GATACACCAAAATTAAAGTGGGTCAATCTCAGTCATTCAAGTAACTTGTGGGACATTTCGGGGTTATCAAAGGCTCAACGTCTTGTTTTCCTAAATCTAAAAGGGTGTACAAGTCTCAAGTCTCTTCCGGAGATAAATTTAGTCTCTTTAGAAATTCTCATCCTCAGCAACTGCTCAAACCTTAAGGAATTCCGGGTGATCTCACAAAATCTAGAAACTCTATACTTGGATGGCACTTCAATTAAAGAACTTCCTTTGAACTTCAATATACTCCAGAGACTTGTTATATTGAATATGAAAGGATGCGCGAAGCTGAAGGAGTTTCCGGATTGTCTCGATGACTTGAAAGCTCTTAAAGAACTGATACTCTCAGATTGTTGGAAGCTCCAAAATTTTCCGGCAATCTGTGAAAGAATCAAGGTTTTAGAGATATTAAGATTGGATACTACAACCATAACAGAGATTCCGATGATATCGTCGTTACAATGTTTATGCTTAAGCAAGAATGATCACATCAGCTCCCTTCCAGATAACATCAGCCAACTTTCTCAACTAAAATGGTTGGACTTGAAGTATTGTAAGAGTCTTACATCTATTCCAAAGCTTCCACCAAATCTTCAACACTTAGATGCACACGGCTGTTGCTCACTTAAGACAGTCTCGAATCCACTGGCATGTCTTACTACGGCTCAACAGATTTATTCTACATTCATCCTCACGAACTGCAACAAACTCGAAAGGAGTGCTAAAGAAGAAATATCTTCCTTTGCTCAAAGGAAATGTCAGCTACTTTTAGATGCACAAAAGCGCTGCAAT AATTCTGATTCGGAGCCTTTGTTCAGTATATGCTTTCCTGGAAGTGAACTACCTTCATGGTTCTGTCATGAAGCTGTTGGACCTGTATTAGAGCTCAGAATGCCTCCACATTGGCATGAAAATAGGCTTGCCGGTGTAGCTCTATGTGCTGTTGTCACATTTCCAAAATCTCAAGAACAAATCAACTGTTTTTCAGTGAAATGCACATTCAAACTAGAAGTAAAAGAAGGGTCGTGGATCGAATTTTCATTCCCAGTTGGAAGATGGAGTAATCAGGGCAATATAGTTGCGAATATTGCATCAGAGCATGTCTTTATTGGGTATATCAGCTGTTCAAAGATCTTTAAACGTCTTGAAAACCAGTATTTTAGCAGCTCTAATCCTACAAGATCCACGCAATCTAGTAAATGTAGTCCTACTAAGGCCTCTCTTAATTTTATGGTCATAGATGGTACGAGTGAGCTACCGAGAATCGAAGTGCTCAAGTGTGGCTTAAG GTTTTTCAAAGGTGTTGGGAGCAGTGGAAATTATTTAAAGAAGTTGGAAGTGAAAGAAGCTGAACAAAATCTAAGTGCTGAAAAAGTGTCAGAAGATTGGACGTATGGATCAAGTAGCAGATGCAACCATGCTGTCAAAACATGTCCAGAACAGAGGCAAGTGACAGTCACCGCAGAGGTTGAAGCTTCTCCTGAAAAAGCTGACAATGCAGAATTTCAAATCAAGATCACCCCACGTGAAGCTCaaccacaaccacaaccacGCCCATGttcaaaaactttgaaatgGGCATGTTTTACTTGTTGTGACTTCCAAAAACATCTATGA
- a CDS encoding Disease resistance protein (TIR-NBS-LRR class) family (Disease resistance protein (TIR-NBS-LRR class) family; FUNCTIONS IN: transmembrane receptor activity, ATP binding; INVOLVED IN: signal transduction, defense response, apoptosis, innate immune response; LOCATED IN: intrinsic to membrane; CONTAINS InterPro DOMAIN/s: NB-ARC (InterPro:IPR002182), Leucine-rich repeat (InterPro:IPR001611), Toll-Interleukin receptor (InterPro:IPR000157), Disease resistance protein (InterPro:IPR000767); BEST Arabidopsis thaliana protein match is: disease resistance protein (TIR-NBS-LRR class) family (TAIR:AT4G19520.1); Has 29226 Blast hits to 20052 proteins in 857 species: Archae - 16; Bacteria - 1964; Metazoa - 4192; Fungi - 293; Plants - 21872; Viruses - 18; Other Eukaryotes - 871 (source: NCBI BLink).) has product MVDCSDVYISFDRSEDTVRYSFVSHLCAAFRRRGISSFIRENGSDSESNGFSKLETSRASVVVFSEKYSSSKSCMEELVKVSERRRKNCLAVVPVFYPVTKSFMKKQIWNLGDVRSDWPSALLETVDLPGHELYDTQSDSDFVEEIVADVREKLNMSDNIGIYSKLGKIETLIYKQPWGVRSIGIWGMPGIGKTTLAKAAFDQLSGDYEASCFIKDFNKAFHEKGLYGLLEAHFGKILREELGIKSSITRPILLRNVLRHKRVLVVLDDVCKPLDAESFLGGFDWFCPGSLIIITSRDKQVFSICRVDQIYEVPGLNEEEALQLFSRCAFGKEIIHESLQKLSKKVIDYANGNPLALIFFGCMSRKNPKPIEIAFPKVKKYLAHEIHDAVKSTYDSLSSNEKNIFLDIACLFRGENVDCVIHLLEGCGFFPRVEINVLVEKCLVSMAEGRVVMHNLIQSIGRKIINGGKRRSRLWKPLIIKYFLEDRQVLGSEDIEAIFLDPSALSFDVNPMAFENMYNLRYLKICSSNPGNHYALHLPKGVKSLPEELRLLHWEHFPLLSLPQDFNTRNLVILNMCYSKLQRLWEGTKELGMLKRIMLCHSQQLVGIQELQIALNMEVIDLQGCARLQRFLATGHFQHLRVINLSGCIKIKSFPEVPPNIEELYLKQTGIRSIPTVTFSPQDNSFIYDHKDHKFLNREVSSDSQSLSIMVYLDNLKVLDLSQCLELEDIQGIPKNLRKLYLGGTAIKELPSLMHLSELVVLDLENCKRLHKLPMGIGNLSSLAVLNLSGCSELEDIQGIPRNLEELYLAGTAIQEVTSLIKHLSELVVLDLQNCKRLQHLPMEISNLKSLVTLKLTDPSGMSIREVSTSIIQNGISEIGISNLNYLLLTFNENAEQRREYLPRPRLPSSSLHGLVPRFYALVSLSLFNASLMHIPEEICSLPSVVLLDLGRNGFSKIPESIKQLSKLHSLRLRHCRNLILLPALPQSLKLLNVHGCVSLESVSWGFEQFPSHYTFSDCFNKSPKVARKRVVKGLAKVASIGNEHQQELIKALAFSICGPAGADQATSYNLRAGSFATIEITPSLRKTLLGFAIFVVVSFSDDSHNNAGLGVRCVSRWKTKKRVVTGKAEKVFRCWAPREAPEVQRDHMFVFYEDAEMHRGGGEGNKPNIMADHVEFEFQAVNGRNKVLGGNCMVTECDVCVITAATGAASLSVTNASKDMSLSKNHSPKLSSVIGKLRFKRVGRFGGCVCLE; this is encoded by the exons ATGGTGGATTGCAGCGATGTTTACATCAGCTTCGACAGAAGTGAGGATACGGTGCGGTACTCTTTTGTCAGCCACCTCTGCGCCGCTTTCCGCCGCAGAGGAATATCTTCGTTCATCAGAGAAAACGGCTCCGATTCGGAAAGCAATGGATTCTCCAAGTTGGAGACGTCTAGGGCTTCTGTAGTGGTTTTCTCTGAGAAATACTCGTCATCCAAGTCATGCATGGAGGAGCTGGTCAAGGTTTCCGAACGCCGGCGGAAAAACTGTCTCGCGGTGGTTCCGGTATTTTACCCAGTCACGAAATCGtttatgaagaaacaaatctggAATTTGGGCGATGTTAGAAGCGATTGGCCAAGTGCTCTATTGGAAACTGTAGACTTACCAGGCCACGAGTTATACGATACGCAaag TGACTCTGACTTTGTGGAGGAGATTGTGGCTGATGTGCGTGAAAAGCTCAACATGTCAGACAATATTGGAATCTACTCAAAGTTGGGGAAGATAGAAACATTGATTTACAAGCAACCGTGGGGTGTCCGCAGCATAGGAATATGGGGAATGCCCGGCATAGGCAAGACAACTCTTGCTAAAGCTGCTTTTGACCAACTCTCTGGTGACTATGAGGCTTCTTGTTTCATCAAAGACTTTAACAAGGCGTTTCATGAGAAGGGACTTTATGGTTTGTTAGAGGCACACTTTGGGAAAATTCTTAGGGAAGAGCTTGGCATAAAAAGTTCGATTACAAGACCGATCCTCCTTAGAAATGTTTTACGCCATAAAAGAGTTCTTGTCGTTCTTGATGATGTGTGTAAGCCTCTAGATGCAGAGTCCTTTCTTGGAGggtttgattggttttgtcCGGGAAGCTTGATCATCATAACTTCAAGAGATAAACAAGTATTTTCTATATGTCGGGTCGATCAGATATATGAGGTTCCAGGTTTAAATGAGGAAGAGGCTCTGCAGCTATTCTCGCGGTGTGCATTCGGAAAGGAGATTATACATGAGAGTTTGCAGAAACTATCAAAGAAAGTGATTGATTATGCTAATGGAAATCCTTTAgctctgattttttttggatgtatGTCAAGGAAGAATCCTAAACCTATAGAGATTGCATTCCCCAAAGTCAAGAAATATCTGGCACATGAGATTCATGATGCAGTCAAGAGTACATATGATTCGCTTAGTTCCAACGAGAAGAACATATTTCTTGATATTGCGTGTCTTTTCAGAGGAGAAAATGTCGACTGTGTAATACATCTGCTTGAGGGATGTGGTTTCTTTCCACGTGTTGAAATCAATGTTCTTGTTGAGAAGTGTTTGGTGAGTATGGCAGAAGGCAGGGTTGTGATGCATAATTTGATCCAATCCATAGGTCGCAAAATTATCAATGGAGGAAAGAGGCGTTCCAGACTGTGGAAACCTTTGATAATTAAGTATTTTCTAGAAGATAGACAAGTTTTG GGTAGTGAAGATATTGAAGCCATATTTCTGGACCCATCTGCCTTAAGCTTTGATGTCAATCCTATGGCGTTTGAGAATATGTATAATCTTAGATATCTGAAGATTTGCAGTTCCAATCCTGGAAACCATTATGCTCTACACCTTCCCAAGGGCGTCAAATCCCTACCGGAGGAGTTAAGGTTACTGCACTGGGAACATTTTCCATTGTTATCCTTACCACAAGATTTTAACACTAGAAATCTTGTTATACTCAACATGTGTTACAGTAAACTTCAGAGACTTTGGGAAGGAACCAAG GAACTTGGGATGCTGAAGAGGATCATGCTTTGTCATTCACAACAGCTAGTTGGTATTCAAGAACTCCAAATTGCTCTAAATATGGAGGTAATTGATCTCCAAGGTTGTGCAAGACTACAAAGATTTCTAGCAACAGGTCATTTCCAGCATCTTCGGGTGATAAATCTCTCTGGTTGCATAAAGATCAAAAGTTTCCCAGAGGTTCCACCTAATATTGAGGAGCTGTATCTCAAACAAACTGGCATAAGATCAATACCAACTGTGACCTTCTCTCCACAAGATAACTCATTTATTTATGATCATAAAGATCACAAATTCTTGAATCGGGAGGTCTCGTCTGATTCGCAAAGTCTGTCAATCATGGTTTATCTAGACAACCTCAAAGTTCTTGATCTTTCTCAATGCTTAGAGCTTGAGGATATTCAGGGTATACCAAAAAACCTAAGAAAGTTATATCTTGGTGGTACAGCCATAAAAGAACTGCCTTCGCTCATGCATCTTTCTGAACTGGTTGTATTAGATTTGGAGAACTGCAAACGCCTTCACAAGTTACCAATGGGAATAGGTAACTTGAGTTCTCTTGCGGTGTTAAATCTCTCTGGATGCTCAGAACTTGAGGATATTCAAGGTATCCCAAGAAACTTGGAAGAGTTATATCTTGCTGGCACCGCTATACAGGAAGTGACATCGTTAATCAAGCATCTCTCAGAACTTGTAGTTTTAGATTTACAGAATTGCAAAAGGCTTCAACATCTTCCAATGGAGATTAGTAACTTAAAATCTCTTGTCACACTTAAGCTAACGGATCCATCTGGGATGTCCATAAGAGAAGTATCAACATCAATTATCCAGAATGGTATATCAGAAATTGGCATCAGTAATTTGAATTATCTTCTCTTGACTTTCAATGAGAATGCAGAGCAGCGTAGAGAATATTTGCCTCGACCAAGGCTGCCATCTTCAAGTTTACATGGCTTGGTCCCAAGATTTTATGCCCTAGTATCTTTATCCCTCTTCAATGCATCCTTGATGCATATACCGGAAGAGATTTGTTCCTTGCCTTCAGTAGTGCTGTTGGATCTTGGTCGGAATGGTTTCAGCAAAATCCCTGAAAGCATAAAGCAGTTATCTAAACTACATAGCCTTAGATTAAGACATTGTAGAAACCTCATATTGCTTCCGGCGCTTCCCCAAAGCCTGAAACTGTTGAACGTGCATGGTTGTGTGTCTCTAGAGTCAGTTTCTTGGGGATTTGAGCAGTTTCCTAGTCATTACACCTTCAGCGATTGCTTCAATAAGTCTCCAAAAGTGGCTAGAAAACGAGTTGTAAAAGGCCTGGCTAAAGTAGCAAGCATTGGCAACGAACATCAGCAG GAACTCATCAAAGCACTTGCATTCAGCATTTGCGGGCCTGCAGGAGCAGATCAGGCAACCTCTTATAATTTGCGGGCAGGTTCATTTGCAACGATAGAGATAACTCCTTCCCTGCGAAAGACACTCTTGGGGTTTGCTATCTTCGTTGTAGTATCGTTTTCGGATGATAGTCACAACAACGCTGGGCTTGGCGTTAGGTGCGTAAGCAGAtggaagacaaagaaaaggGTGGTCACTGGTAAAGCAGAGAAAGTGTTTAGGTGTTGGGCTCCGAGAGAAGCTCCTGAGGTTCAAAGGGATcacatgtttgtgttttatgaGGATGCCGAAATGCATCGAGGTGGTGGTGAGggaaacaaaccaaatataaTGGCTGATCACGTTGAATTTGAATTCCAAGCAGTAAATGGAAGAAACAAGGTCTTAGGCGGTAATTGCATGGTGACAGAATGTGATGTTTGTGTTATAACAGCTGCAACTGGTGCGGCGAGTCTGAGTGTAACAAATGCAAGTAAGGATATGAGTTTAAGTAAGAATCATTCTCCGAAGCTTTCAAGTGTGATTGGTAAGCTTCGATTTAAGCGAGTTGGTAGGTTTGGTGGTTGTGTTTGCCTAGAGTGA